One genomic window of Candidatus Pseudobacter hemicellulosilyticus includes the following:
- a CDS encoding SDR family NAD(P)-dependent oxidoreductase → MFSLQHKKAVITGGGSGIGKAISLLFAAQGAEVHIIELQETNAADTLREISAGGGKAFAHACNVSSQAEVLQTFAGIGAFNILVNNAGIAHIGKADTTSEADFDRVMNVNVKGVYNCIHAAIPLLRQSGGGVITNMASIAAWVGLADRFVYSTAKGAVMAMTLSVAKDYLGDHIRCNSVSPARVHTPFVDGFLKNNYAGQEAEMFEKLSKTQPIGRMATPAEVAALVLYLCSDEAGFITGCDYPIDGGFIKLNS, encoded by the coding sequence ATGTTTTCCTTACAACACAAAAAAGCAGTGATCACCGGCGGCGGCAGTGGTATTGGCAAAGCCATCTCCCTGCTCTTTGCCGCACAAGGTGCAGAAGTCCATATCATTGAATTGCAGGAAACCAATGCAGCAGACACCCTCCGGGAGATAAGCGCCGGCGGCGGAAAAGCGTTTGCTCATGCCTGTAATGTATCCAGCCAGGCCGAAGTACTGCAAACTTTTGCCGGCATCGGAGCCTTTAATATCCTGGTGAACAATGCCGGGATTGCGCATATCGGCAAGGCAGATACCACGTCCGAAGCCGACTTCGACCGGGTCATGAACGTCAACGTGAAAGGCGTATACAATTGTATCCATGCCGCCATTCCTTTGCTCCGCCAGTCGGGCGGCGGCGTCATCACCAATATGGCGTCTATTGCCGCGTGGGTGGGCCTGGCAGACCGTTTTGTATACTCCACCGCCAAAGGCGCTGTGATGGCCATGACCCTGTCCGTGGCCAAGGATTACCTGGGGGATCATATCCGCTGCAACTCCGTATCACCGGCACGCGTGCATACGCCTTTTGTGGATGGCTTCCTCAAAAATAATTATGCCGGCCAGGAAGCGGAGATGTTTGAAAAGCTTTCCAAAACGCAGCCCATCGGCCGCATGGCCACCCCCGCCGAAGTGGCCGCCCTGGTACTCTACCTTTGCAGCGATGAAGCGGGTTTTATCACCGGCTGCGATTATCCTATTGACGGTGGTTTCATAAAACTGAACAGCTGA
- a CDS encoding L-rhamnose mutarotase yields the protein MAVAQRYCLALDLKNDPAVIAAYEAHHRTVWPEILASIRAAGIEQMEIYRTGNRLFMIMGVNDQFSFNKQQQADAANPKVQEWEALMWSYQQALPAAAPGVKWVLMDRIFEL from the coding sequence ATGGCGGTTGCACAACGATATTGTTTAGCCCTCGATCTCAAAAACGACCCTGCTGTGATAGCAGCCTATGAGGCCCATCACCGCACTGTATGGCCCGAGATACTGGCCAGCATCCGGGCCGCAGGCATAGAGCAGATGGAGATCTACCGCACCGGCAACCGCCTTTTCATGATCATGGGCGTCAATGATCAGTTCTCTTTCAACAAACAACAGCAGGCCGATGCGGCCAACCCCAAAGTACAGGAATGGGAAGCACTGATGTGGAGCTACCAGCAGGCCCTGCCTGCCGCAGCACCAGGTGTGAAATGGGTGCTGATGGACAGGATCTTTGAATTATAA
- a CDS encoding LacI family DNA-binding transcriptional regulator, giving the protein MAEVDLKRLAKELGLAVSTVSRALRDSYEISPETKERVFALARELNYQPNPYASSLRKHKSKTIAVVIPEIANNFFALAINGIESIAQEKGYHVLIYLTHEQASREVAITQHLQSGRVDGVLISISGETTGLDHLQVLKQRGIPIVFFDRVSEALDTPTVTTNDFESGYLAASHLVEAGCRRIAYLSLSDSLSITSKRMEGCMAALQQKGISLDPSLMLQCSSQDQAANHRAITELLQRPDRPDGIFASVEKLAITTYHVCEELQLKIPQQLKVISFSNLETAALLKPSLTTITQPAFAIGKEAASLLFRTLEKKHMGTDKGKLILKSELMVRESTRK; this is encoded by the coding sequence ATGGCAGAAGTAGACCTGAAAAGACTGGCGAAGGAACTGGGACTGGCGGTATCCACCGTATCCAGGGCCCTGCGGGATAGTTATGAGATCAGCCCCGAAACCAAGGAGCGGGTCTTTGCCCTGGCCCGGGAGCTGAACTATCAGCCCAATCCCTATGCCAGCAGCCTGCGCAAGCACAAGAGCAAGACCATTGCCGTGGTGATCCCAGAGATCGCCAATAACTTCTTTGCCCTGGCCATCAATGGTATTGAAAGTATTGCCCAGGAGAAAGGCTATCATGTGCTGATCTACCTCACCCATGAGCAGGCGTCCCGGGAAGTAGCCATTACGCAGCACTTGCAAAGCGGTCGCGTAGATGGAGTGCTGATCTCTATTTCCGGGGAGACCACCGGGCTGGATCACCTGCAGGTGCTCAAGCAGCGGGGCATTCCCATCGTGTTCTTCGACCGGGTCTCTGAAGCGCTGGACACGCCCACTGTGACCACCAATGATTTTGAAAGTGGTTACCTGGCGGCCAGTCACCTGGTAGAGGCGGGCTGCCGGCGGATTGCTTATCTGTCGCTATCCGATAGTCTGTCCATCACCAGTAAACGCATGGAAGGCTGCATGGCCGCCCTTCAGCAGAAAGGGATCAGCCTGGATCCTTCGCTGATGCTGCAATGCAGCAGCCAGGACCAGGCGGCCAATCACCGGGCCATCACGGAATTGCTCCAGCGGCCCGACCGGCCCGACGGCATCTTTGCATCGGTAGAGAAACTGGCCATCACTACCTATCATGTCTGTGAAGAATTGCAATTGAAAATACCGCAGCAACTGAAAGTGATCAGCTTTTCCAACCTGGAAACGGCTGCCTTGCTCAAGCCTTCGCTCACTACTATCACCCAGCCGGCATTTGCCATTGGCAAGGAAGCGGCCTCACTGCTGTTCCGGACCCTGGAGAAAAAACATATGGGCACCGATAAAGGCAAGCTGATCCTGAAATCAGAGCTGATGGTGCGGGAAAGCACCAGGAAGTAA